The nucleotide sequence AGCAATTAATCTCTCACTAAAAGCAGAGCAGCCGAATCTTTACAGAAACACATAACACTGTTATAATTTGTCTCttctttaaatacaatttcaccAAGTCTATAAAACAACCATATTTAAACACATGCTTTATTTGTAGTTCAAAGAAAAAGACAGGcaaatgaaaattaaacatgGATTGGTTCAGATGGGTAAACATCGCCTCCTGGTGTTTTTTCTTGAGATTTCAGATAAAGTAGAGTCTTCCTTATGATAATGAATTGGCTATATTGCACCTTTTCAGTAGATGGTTTTTATCAAAACTATATTTAAGAAGGAACAGCAGTAAAAagcaatttatatatttttgagtcCAACCCAAGCCTGAAACActcagaaacattttttgtgacatCTCTCTATGCTGTTATTATTTTTCCTGAAGATGCCGGATCCTGTAAAAGAACACATACTGTAACATAATCTTTTCTGTGAATCTTAgaattttaaaaaaagatgtatttatGCAAACTGTTACCTGGGAAGGCAATTTGGCTAAAATTGAAAACATCCCCGGCTTGGGTCCTTTGGGTTTTCTTTTACCATTGTTGCCTGTCTGCCTCCTAACACGGGGTGTTGCCTAAATGAGATAAAAGATacatcatttatatatattttatagacaTATCATTTATGTGTTCACAGGTCTGTAAACAATACCACAGTCATTGATTCTAAAGCGCTCGAACTTCCTGGACGTGTCTTCTTTCGTTTGGGTTTCTTGCCATTGTCCTGCCTCTTGACACGGAAGTTCTGGTGGTGACAGATCAATTGATGAGTTTAGGGTAAAggatatatgtattttaaaaacagaacatttcatTAATGCTCGAGCTTGAGTTGAAGTTCCTACTTTGCTACTTTTTCTTATTCTGAGCAATCTATTGCTGTATGTTACTTCAAACAAAGGTCCATCTTGAAAAAACTTCTATTTATAGGGGATATCACCAGTCCCTCCTATTATTTATCGATTTTGCTCCAATTCCTGATGAATGCAATCaacattttttcttaattaaAGGATCAACGTGGAGATTTTAGAGGCAGTGTTTTGACTGCAAAAACACTCCATCGCTCCCCCcttccttttgaagcactacagtggctgacacaggacaaaatTTTGTTTGTCGAAGTAGATAACTTATTTACAAAAGGCGCTATGTagagaaacaacatggtgaattccctGCCATGTGTCCCGtattgtatgtagatagaaatatctaaTTCTAAGATAATAACACATAGCgctattatgtaaggtctttatataactctgaagacatagttatgtatattatggtgcatgtcaatagatcctctaaaaaatgacacattggacctttactAAATGTATCAAAGGGCAAACTCTGTATAGTAGAAAGAAAGCAAAATGAGTTGTGAATACCACTTCATGTTGATATAAGATTTGGATAACCAATTCAAAATATATAGACAAAGAAACTAGTCAATTTTTGAGCTCTCAATGCAGAATGAATTAAGAATTTTAGTAATGTCTGGACATTACAGTACATACCGCTAGGATGATGTCAGAATTATGAGACAGAAGATTTCGTTCCTGTTCATTCTCAGCAACCTGATGGGATAAATCCAAGACGATCAAGACAACTAACTATCAAGTAACTGCTTTTTAATTACACCTGTAGTGTCTACAGTGCATTATGTTTTACATACATAAAGTACATGTCATTGGAGTAGCAAACGTTAATTCCCAAAGAAAATGTGCCACTGCCTCTTCAGAAACAATGCACCAAAAGTTCATCACTTACCTGAAATCGAGGGAAATCATCCATATCCTCATCCATATTTGGTGGCACTTGCATGCTTATTTCTGAATCAATTTCTTCACCATCCAGACTGGAAATGAACAGGCTGAGAAACAACAGCCCTAGTTGCACACAAGCCCTCATCCTGCTGCTTTCTGGAGTCCAAACACACTTCTCTCCTTTATACCCGTGTAGTTAATCACAACCAGATGTCCAAAGGAGGAGCAGTAACACATTTTCTCTGACAAAAACATTCCGAAACTTGGaggttttaaaagaaaaacaactctAAATAGTTTGTTATCCACTAATACAAAGATGATTTATCATTATTGATTTGCTATGTGGGACAAATAGAGGAGGACTGCTGACTCATAGTGCtcctgttattttattattttacacagaTATCGATTTAATTTAGTTAATAAGAAAACTGATGGCAgctgttatatattatattgttttctgCATATAAAGTCAACAATGATCCCATGTGATCTCAAATGGATGTACAGTCTCTTGGTGAATGTCACCTTAAAGTAAAGAATGTATTGACGCATTCCTCTTTGTCATAGCTATACAAATCTTCTATGCATAATTGTTGTCTACCAGATACGTAACAGTATCATTCTATGTCATTAGCTTCAttcccttttctttttcttttattttgctggCTTTAGCCTAGAACTATTTCACAACAAGTTGTCCAAGCAACACAAtgtgtgacccagtctgtggaAACCAAAGTCCCAAAATCGAGTTATGAGattagacagagagagagagagagagagagagagagctagagagataaagagagagagactggggTACTTTGACCTTATTTCTATTGTTCTAACCAGCTGACTTGAATTACATGACAGCTTTAATGTGAAAACAGCGaagtatttatatacatttacatttagtcatttagcagacgcttttaacgcttttaaattatatttaaacacagGAATTATAACTCGTATTCCTATTGTGCTGCAGTACCACAACAATGAGATATCCCATAATTTTtcccaaaattaaaataacgCATAAAAGTAGTACATCAAACTTGTCATGTGGCAAAAACAACACCTTGTTAATTCCTACTTCCCTTCATTGCTTATATATTATAGAAAAGCCGTCAAAAAGACAGCCTGCTCCAAAGCATTCAGCATGTTATGTGAGGTCTCGTGCTTTAAATGGCACGAGATCACAGCGGGTAGACGCGCACCCGGCACACATGCGCTCGGGCGGTTTCTTCTTAAATGTTCAACGATTTCTGACAGACTCGTTCAAAGGATACAAAAATTCGTTCCGGATACTGAAATACGACGCGGACGTTGATTCATACAGTGATAGGATACATTATAGTGACTATTCCTTCAAATCTTGACAGCTTGGCAACAAAGTGAACCGAAGTGACTGTGGTGAAGACACAACGGTGAGTGCAGCACACAGGACTGTGTATCACATTACTGTTCTTTACTAGTTtattggggggggggggggggggggttgttgAAAAAAGAggaatattttttctttgttcttgaaTTAGCACTAGACTGTTTGCtgcacatttatttgtaaacttTAGTATTCATTCTGCTCAGCTCAGGAGATGTGGCCTGACCTGAGCAGGATGTTTCAAGCATTTCATCATagaattaaatataattctTTACATCACTGAATTATTCAATGCGAGGTTGAAACATCCAGGTATATGGAAAAGTCTACGATATCTCATGTATGGATATGTACTGTATTATGCATGGTGTTGGGATCTAAATCTTCAAATCTGTGCCTCAGTTCAGCATACTATTGGATTTAAGGACTTTAAGAAAGAGGGTTTATATTTTGCAATACACTGTATGAGATTTATGGAAGAAGTATTAAAGTAATCTGAAAGGAACTTTTAATTTTTACGTCTGATACATTCTGAGGATGTAAAATGTACAACCGAGGATGTAAAATGTACAACCAAGGTATGAAAATCCAACGAATAGTTACACTAAATGTTTACTAAATAAGATATGAATAAAATGAGTTTTTGCTGATTAAAATGTACTACTTCATATAGATTGTGACTCCAGTGCCATAGGTGCCAACCCTTTTCCTAAACAACTCTGTTGTCCTTCTATTTGTGTTCTTATAGCCAACAGTTGGGACAGGGCAGGTATTTTGTTAAGTGAGGATGGGCCGTAAACTGGATCTCTCTGGTCTGACGGATGATGAGGCGGAGCATGTGCTACAGGTGGTGCAACGGGACATGCAGCTTCGTAAGACAGAAGAGACGCGACTC is from Triplophysa dalaica isolate WHDGS20190420 chromosome 3, ASM1584641v1, whole genome shotgun sequence and encodes:
- the si:ch211-106h4.12 gene encoding uncharacterized protein si:ch211-106h4.12, with the protein product MRACVQLGLLFLSLFISSLDGEEIDSEISMQVPPNMDEDMDDFPRFQVAENEQERNLLSHNSDIILANFRVKRQDNGKKPKRKKTRPGSSSALESMTVATPRVRRQTGNNGKRKPKGPKPGMFSILAKLPSQDPASSGKIITA